In Actinomyces radicidentis, one genomic interval encodes:
- a CDS encoding MFS transporter: MNDVVRTGGPRLERLRHAALNTLRGCLGNLVESFDVYTYTVFVTYFEAQFFDPADKNSTIYAYAVFAITFLMRPLGSWWFGRFADRHGRRASLSLSVTIMAGASLVVACLPTRASIGAWAAVLLICCRLVQGFTTGGEYGTSATYMSETATRDRRGFLSSFQYVTLVGGQALAQLVLLILTSVLTDDQLHAWGWRIPFVIGGLGTFVVLWIRRSMEESLSEGHLQEIAEGKDRQSGSLSELLTHYWRPLLLVFLITLGGTIAFYVYSVNAPAMVKAAYEGSAGTATWINLAALVILMVLQPVYGLISDRIGRKPLLVLFGCGALVYTYVLIHFLPRTTTPAASLLLLVGAYVFLTGYTSINALVKAEQFPAHVRALGVGLGYGLANSIFGGTAPMI; the protein is encoded by the coding sequence GTCTTCGTGACCTACTTCGAGGCCCAGTTCTTCGACCCGGCGGACAAGAACTCAACGATCTACGCCTATGCCGTCTTCGCCATCACCTTCCTCATGCGGCCGCTCGGCTCGTGGTGGTTCGGGCGCTTCGCGGACCGTCACGGCCGCCGCGCCTCCCTCAGCCTCTCGGTGACGATCATGGCGGGGGCGAGCCTCGTCGTCGCCTGCCTGCCGACCCGCGCCTCGATCGGCGCGTGGGCGGCGGTGCTGCTCATCTGCTGCCGCCTCGTCCAGGGCTTCACCACCGGCGGCGAGTACGGCACCTCCGCCACGTACATGTCGGAGACCGCGACCCGCGACCGACGCGGCTTCCTCTCGAGCTTCCAGTACGTCACCCTCGTCGGCGGGCAGGCCCTGGCGCAGCTGGTCCTCCTCATCCTCACGAGCGTCCTCACCGACGACCAGCTCCACGCCTGGGGCTGGCGCATCCCCTTCGTCATCGGAGGCCTCGGCACCTTCGTCGTCCTGTGGATCCGCCGCTCCATGGAGGAGTCGCTGTCCGAGGGCCACCTCCAGGAGATCGCCGAGGGCAAGGACCGCCAGTCCGGCTCCCTGTCCGAGCTGCTCACGCACTACTGGCGCCCGCTGCTGCTGGTCTTCCTCATCACCCTGGGCGGGACGATCGCCTTCTACGTCTACTCGGTCAATGCCCCCGCCATGGTCAAGGCGGCCTACGAGGGCAGCGCCGGCACGGCCACGTGGATCAACCTCGCGGCGCTCGTCATCCTCATGGTCCTCCAGCCGGTCTACGGCCTCATCTCGGACAGGATCGGCCGCAAACCGCTGCTCGTCCTCTTCGGCTGCGGCGCGCTGGTCTACACCTACGTGCTCATCCACTTCCTGCCCCGCACGACGACCCCGGCGGCCAGCCTCCTGCTGCTCGTGGGCGCCTACGTCTTCCTCACCGGCTACACCTCGATCAACGCCCTGGTGAAGGCGGAGCAGTTCCCGGCGCACGTGCGCGCCCTGGGCGTGGGCCTCGGCTACGGGCTCGCGAACTCGATCTTCGGCGGCACCGCCCCGATGATCTAG